Proteins found in one Oncorhynchus tshawytscha isolate Ot180627B linkage group LG25, Otsh_v2.0, whole genome shotgun sequence genomic segment:
- the LOC112223925 gene encoding vacuolar protein sorting-associated protein 26A-like, with product MRYHLKDVIVGKIYFLLVRIKIQHKELHWIKKEMTGIGPSTTTETETVAKYDIMDGAPVKGKHNMVRVQFLASYDLTATMRDVNKKFSVPCFLNLVLVDEVDRRYFKQQVQNIKANLHLPVCCYCSKTADTLYTVPGNMKEKQWNDVTN from the exons ATGAG ATACCACTTGAAAGATGTCATTGTGGGTAAAATCTATTTCCTTCTGGTGAGAATCAAAATCCAGCACAAGGAACTTCATTGGATAAAGAAAGAGATGACTGGAATAG GGCCTAGCACAACTACAGAGACGGAAACTGTCGCCAAGTACGACATAATGGATGGCGCCCCTGTGAAAGGTAAGCACAATATGGT GAGAGTCCAATTTTTGGCTAGCTACGACCTGACAGCCACCATGAGGGACGTCAACAAGAAGTTCTCTGTGCCGTGCTTCCTCAACCTGGTGCTAGTGGATGAGGTGGACAGGAGATACTTCAAACAGCAGGTACAGAACATCAAAGCCAACCTCCATTTACCAGTCTGTTGTTATTGTTCCAAGACTGCAgatacactatatacagtacca